In Candidatus Methylomirabilota bacterium, the genomic window ATCCTGGTAGAAGAGCCCGATGCCGTTGACGGTCGCGCGTGGCATGGCGGGGCCCTCAGCCGACGACGGCGGCGAGGAGCTCACTCAGCTCGTCCAGCGTGCCCGCGTCGAGGGCGGTGGCAGGCGGACGGGCGCAGGAGGAGGCGATCCAGCCCCGACGCCGCAGGATCTCCTTGCGGATCGCGATGGAGGTGCCGGGCGTCGAGCCGGGTTGGCTCTCGTAGCGGATGAGCGGCAGCCACCGGTAGAAGAGGGTCCGCGCGTCGTCCCGGCGGCCCGCGACGAACGCATCGCGGATGGCGCGCAGCGCCTCGGGGTAGGGGAAGCCGGTCATCGCGCCGTCGGCGCCCCGCGAGAGCTCCTCGAAGAAGTAGCAGCCGCCTAGTCCCCCGAAGATCGCCACCCGGCGGGTGAAGAGCGCGCGTAGCCGGGTGATCTTGGGCAGGGTCGGCGCCTCCTCGAGCTTCACCGCCTCGATGACGGCCAGCTCGTCGGTGAGGGAGGCGATGAACGGCGCGGGCATCGTCACCTGCGTGGTCACCGGCTCGTCCTGCAGCACGACGGGCAGCGCGGTGGCGGCGGCGACCTCGTGATAGTAGGCGCGGACGGCGTCGAGGTTCTTCACCCCATTCGGAGGCGCCAGCATGAGCGCCTGGGCGCCGGCGTCGCGGGCCATGCGGGCGAGGGCGGCGGCGAGATGGGTGCCCGGGGCCGAGACGCCCACCGCGACCGGGACCCGGCCGCGCGTCTCCTTGACCACGCTCTCGATGACCTGGCGGCGCTCGTCGTCGGTGAGGCGATGCGCCTCGCCCGCGATGCCGAGGACGGTGAAGCCGGTGATGCCGGTCTCGAGCGCGCGCTCGACGAGTCGGGGCAGGCCATCGACGTCGAGGGCGCCCCCGTCGGTGAACGGCGTCGCCATGATGTGATAGACGCCGGCCCACTCGATCATGCGCGGCTCCGGAGGGGGGGCGCTACGCGCGGACCTGGCAAGCCACCCAGTGGCCGGGCGAGACCTGCTTGAGCACCTGCTCGTTCTCCGAGCAGGAGGGGACGCGGATGCCGCAGCGGGTGTGGAAGCGGCAGCCCGAGGGTGGCTTGATGGGGCTCGGTACGTCGCCCTCCAGCAGGATCCGCTTGCGCTTCACCTGCGGGTCGGGGATGGGCACCGCGGAGAGCAGCGCCTCGGTGTAGGGATGCTTGGGATTGGTGTACAGCTCC contains:
- a CDS encoding dihydrodipicolinate synthase family protein, yielding MIEWAGVYHIMATPFTDGGALDVDGLPRLVERALETGITGFTVLGIAGEAHRLTDDERRQVIESVVKETRGRVPVAVGVSAPGTHLAAALARMARDAGAQALMLAPPNGVKNLDAVRAYYHEVAAATALPVVLQDEPVTTQVTMPAPFIASLTDELAVIEAVKLEEAPTLPKITRLRALFTRRVAIFGGLGGCYFFEELSRGADGAMTGFPYPEALRAIRDAFVAGRRDDARTLFYRWLPLIRYESQPGSTPGTSIAIRKEILRRRGWIASSCARPPATALDAGTLDELSELLAAVVG